Proteins found in one Lates calcarifer isolate ASB-BC8 linkage group LG8, TLL_Latcal_v3, whole genome shotgun sequence genomic segment:
- the lingo2 gene encoding LOW QUALITY PROTEIN: leucine-rich repeat and immunoglobulin-like domain-containing nogo receptor-interacting protein 2 (The sequence of the model RefSeq protein was modified relative to this genomic sequence to represent the inferred CDS: deleted 1 base in 1 codon), whose product MVDCMSKVMLHTVVSCWQPFLGLALVAVFVGSTLGCPSRCECSAQSKAVVCHRKRMPSIPDGIPTETRILDLSKNKLTMINPDDFVAFPGLEELDLSGNIISYVEPGAFNALFNMHSLSLKSNRIKLIPLGVFAGLTNLTRLDISDNKIVILLDYMFQDLHNLKFLEVGDNDLVYISHRAFSGLLSLEILTLERCNLTVVPTEALSHLHNLVSLHLRYLSISTLHPYSFKKLFRLRHLEIDNWPLLDHVPANTLHGLNLTMLFITNTNLSSFPYQALKHLPYLTHLNLSFNRIRHIEGGMLMELVRLRELHLVGAQLTTIEPYAFQGLRGLKVLNVSHNRLDTLEKGVFQSPEALEVLLIDNNPLVCDCRLMWILQKRHSIFFGDSQPECSTPEGIRGRPFKEFKETLLSYYVTCTKPKIRENKTQTITVDEGQQAMLRCSAEGTPRPIVSWLSPRRRVLTSRSHGRVTVHNNGTLEIKSAEVQDSGVYLCLASNTAGNDTLMTSLAVKSLGSLYANRTQYYTDPSNTTANGTTGVTLGLDLKTILVSTAMGCFTFLGVVLFCFLLLFVWSRGKGKHKNNIDVEYVPRSKSNGTNVDSAEGQAGPRRFNMKMM is encoded by the exons ATGGTCGACTGTATGAGCAAAGTCATGCTGCACACGGTCGTCTCATGCTGGCAACCATTCCTGGGACTGGCCCTCGTGGCTGTCTTTGTGGGCTCTACCCTGGGATGTCCCTCGCGCTGCGAGTGTTCAGCGCAGAGCAAGGCAGTTGTCTGTCACCGTAAACGCATGCCCAGCATCCCGGACGGCATCCCAACAGAGACAAGGATCCTGGACCTGAGTAAGAACAAACTGACAATGATCAACCCTGACGACTTTGTTGCCTTTCCTGGGCTTGAAGAACTTGACCTCAGTGGAAATATTATCAGTTATGTTGAACCTGGAGCTTTCAACGCCCTGTTTAACATGCACTCACTCAGTCTTAAGAGCAATCGTATCAAGCTCATTCCTCTAGGCGTCTTTGCAGGTTTAACTAATCTTACCCGACTGGATATAAGTGACAACAAGATCGTCATCCTCCTGGATTACATGTTTCAGGACTTGCACAACCTAAAGTTTTTGGAAGTGGGTGACAATGATCTGGTTTACATTTCTCACCGTGCTTTCAGTGGACTTTTAAGCCTGGAGATACTAACCCTAGAAAGATGCAATCTTACAGTTGTGCCCACTGAGGCCCTCTCCCACCTGCATAACCTTGTCAGCCTCCATCTGCGATACCTCAGCATCAGCACTTTGCATCCTTACTCATTCAAAAAGCTATTCCGGCTGCGGCATTTGGAAATTGACAATTGGCCTTTGCTAGACCATGTGCCAGCCAATACCCTGCATGGCCTCAACCTGACGATGCTGTTTATAACCAACACTAACTTGTCCTCCTTCCCTTACCAAGCCCTGAAGCATCTGCCCTACCTGACACACCTCAACCTGTCCTTCAACCGCATCAGGCACATTGAGGGGGGTATGCTCATGGAGCTGGTTCGGCTGCGAGAGCTCCATCTGGTTGGTGCTCAGTTAACCACCATTGAACCGTATGCCTTCCAGGGCCTGCGGGGTCTTAAAGTCCTTAATGTCTCACATAACCGACTGGATACACTAGAGAAGGGTGTTTTTCAGTCCCCTGAGGCTCTCGAGGTTCTTCTGATCGACAACAACCCCTTGGTGTGTGACTGTCGTCTCATGTGGATCCTACAG AAACGGCATTCCATATTCTTTGGGGATTCACAGCCAGAGTGCAGTACACCTGAGGGTATCCGTGGCAGGCCTTTTAAGGAGTTTAAAGAGACTCTTCTGTCTTATTACGTAACATGCACCAAGCCAAAAATTCgtgagaataaaacacaaacaatcacTGTGGATGAAGGTCAGCAGGCAATGTTGCGCTGCAGTGCTGAGGGGACACCAAGACCTATTGTTTCCTGGTTGTCCCCACGCCGGCGAGTTCTGACAAGTAGGAGCCATGGTAGAGTGACCGTCCACAACAATGGTACCTTGGAAATCAAGTCAGCAGAGGTACAAGACAGCGGAGTGTACCTTTGCCTTGCATCAAACACTGCTGGGAATGACACCCTGATGACTTCACTGGCGGTGAAAAGTCTGGGATCGCTGTATGCTAACAGGACCCAGTACTACACAGATCCCAGCAATACCACTGCCAATGGGACGACCGGTGTGACCCTCGGTTTGGACCTAAAGACTATTCTAGTGTCAACAGCTATGGGTTGTTTTACGTTCCTGGGAGtggtcttgttttgtttcctgctcCTTTTTGTTtggagcagaggaaaaggaaaacataaaaacaacatagATGTTGAATATGTGCCTCGGTCAAAGTCTAATGGCACTAACGTTGACTCGGCAGAGGGACAAGCTGGTCCTCGTCGTTTTaacatgaaaatgatgtga